One window of the Eucalyptus grandis isolate ANBG69807.140 chromosome 8, ASM1654582v1, whole genome shotgun sequence genome contains the following:
- the LOC104415713 gene encoding uncharacterized protein LOC104415713 — MAPSTANRWIRPEVFPLFAAVGVAVGICGMQLIRNICTNPEVRVTKEKRAAGVLDNFAEGEKYSQHVVRRFVRNRPPQVMPSINNFFSDPK; from the exons ATGGCTCCTTCAACTGCTAACAGATGGATTAGGCCCGAG GTGTTCCCTCTTTTTGCTGCGGTCGGCGTCGCGGTCGGCATCTGTGGGATGCAACTCATTAGAAACATCTGCACTAATCCAGAAGTCAG AGTTACCAAAGAGAAGAGAGCCGCCGGGGTGCTCGATAACTTCGCAGAGGGCGAGAAGTACTCGCAGCACGTGGTCAGGAGGTTCGTCCGCAATAGACCCCCTCAGGTCATGCCGTCCATCAACAACTTCTTCTCCGATCCCAAATGA
- the LOC104415714 gene encoding LOW QUALITY PROTEIN: putative ABC transporter C family member 15 (The sequence of the model RefSeq protein was modified relative to this genomic sequence to represent the inferred CDS: inserted 1 base in 1 codon) encodes MAISMGSILPGVLGAVNLYIALELVNVVFGFVLVTWVLIYIRKQGRYGGGGGGGGGDAEIIHSDRVMSKLRFSSMAILLCSVIISIVYVSFCVYRFWVHRIVDGDTVSWAVTWILASFISYYARNTIVEGGRSNWPLVLILWWVYFTIFCSLSVSSYLVFHLRKSKELPPLPLQANTVEIVSLPFSLMISLSVVVISCTTKPTSSRHLNQPFLQKEVGSLCRDLDGFDNAGFWSRLTFQWLNPLFCTGRKQKLELGHIPSVSQSERAEHASSLFEESLKKQKFGPCSLPKAISFAIWRSLVKNGVLAGINTLASYTGPLLITSFVNFLSSKREDSSYHFGLILAFIFFFSKTMESLAQRQWYFGAQRIGVRIRAGLMALIYRKCQSIKYAGLSNGKIVNLINVDVERIGDFCTYVHGIWLLPVQVFLALVILYRNLGAAPSIAALSSTVFVMVCNTPLANMQERHHSKIMEAKDARMKVTSETLKSMKVLKLHSWELTFLKRILRLRETERSALKRYLYTCSAVAFLFWASPTLVSVATFGVCVILKVPLSAGTVLSALATFRILQEPIYNLPELISMVAQTKVSIDRVQEFLKEEDHKKLLAYQSPNPTDVAVEIEASEYAWGSGDQTLKKPTVKISEKIKIMVGYKVAVCGAVGSGKTSLLCSMLGEIPRTAGAAIRVNGTKAYVPQSAWIQTGTVRENIMFGRKLNSXFYENVVESCAMKQDMEMWSDGDLTVVGERGMNLSGGQKQRIQLARAVYSDSDVYFLDDPFSAVDAHTGTLLYKKCLLQMLSQKTVIYSTHQLEFLDAADLVLVMKDGCIIQSGKYEDLIADQQGELVRQLSAHRQSLSQVKPAQEDRTSTIKPHQASQIEVMEENSGHRVKNRKLLKKTQEEESETGRVKWSVYSIFVTYAYKGALVPVVLLCQVLFQGLQMASNYWMAWATEDDRMISREKLIGVFILLSGGSSIFILGRAVLLATIAIETAQHLFLGMISSVFRAPISFFDSTPSSRILDRSSKDQSIVDTDIPYRLAGLVFALIQLLSIIVLMSQVAWQVFVLFLLILAISMWYQAYYITTARELARMVGIRKAPILHHFSESVTGAAIVRCFNREDHFFRRCLSLIDNYSCIVFHNSSSMEWLSLRINFLFNFGFFVVLIILVTLPCSVVDPSLAGLVATYGLNLNVLQAWVIWNLCNVENKMISVERILQFTNVPSEAPLVIEDSRSTPEWPYEGKIELQDLSIRYAPSLPVILKGITCTFPGEKKIGIVGRTGSGKSTLIQALFRVVEPSGGRILIDGVDICKIGLQDLRSRLSIIPQDPTLFQGNIRTNLDPLEEHSDQEIWEVLNKCHIAEMVRQDSRLLDAPVAEDGQNWSVGQRQLACLARVLLKKRRILVLDEATASIDTATDNLVQRTIREETGNCTVITVAHRIPTVIDNDLVLVLDDGKIVEYDSPKLLLENKFSSFSKLAAEFVRRSSSNSCRGDLT; translated from the exons ATGGCCATTTCAATGGGAAGCATCTTGCCAGGAGTTTTGGGAGCTGTCAACTTGTATATAGCACTTGAGCTAGTGAATGTAGTGTTTGGGTTCGTTTTGGTGACGTGGGTTCTGATTTACATTCGGAAACAGGGAAGatatggtggtggtggtggtggtggtggtggtgatgcaGAGATAATCCACAGTGACAGAGTAATGAGCAAACTTCGATTCTCTTCAATGGCGATTCTGCTTTGCAGTGTCATAATCTCCATAGTATACGTTAGCTTTTGTGTTTATCGTTTTTGGGTTCACAGAATTGTGGATGGTGACACTGTTTCTTGGGCCGTCACTTGGATCCTCGCGTCTTTCATTTCATATTACGCTAGGAACACAATTGTCGAAGGAGGTAGAAGCAACTGGCCTCTTGTGCTAATTCTTTGGTGGGTCTATTTCACTATTTTCTGTTCACTTTCTGTCTCTTCTTACTTGGTGTTCCATCTGAGAAAATCCAAGGAACTGCCGCCTCTTCCCCTGCAAGCCAATACTGTTGAGATCGTGTCCCTCCCTTTTTCACTAATGATTTCTCTAAGTGTCGTGGTCATTAGTTGCACCACCAAGCCTACTAGTAGTCGTCATCTCAACCAACCGTTTCTTCAGAAAGAGGTAGGGAGTCTATGTAGAGATCTGGATGGCTTCGACAATGCTGGATTTTGGAGTCGACTAACATTTCAATGGCTGAACCCCCTTTTCTGTACGGGTCGAAAGCAAAAGCTCGAATTAGGCCATATCCCTTCGGTATCGCAGTCTGAGAGAGCAGAACATGCTTCATCGTTGTTCGAGGAATCGCTGAAGAAACAAAAGTTTGGACCTTGTTCGTTGCCGAAAGCAATCAGCTTTGCTATATGGAGATCGCTGGTCAAAAATGGAGTACTGGCAG GAATTAATACACTAGCTTCGTACACGGGCCCTTTGTTGATCACAAGCTTTGTGAATTTCTTGTCCTCCAAGCGCGAAGATTCAAGCTACCACTTTGGACTGATTCTTgcattcatcttctttttttcaaagacTATGGAGTCGCTAGCTCAAAGGCAGTGGTATTTTGGTGCTCAGCGAATTGGCGTACGCATTAGAGCTGGCCTTATGGCATTGATTTATAGGAAGTGTCAATCGATCAAGTATGCTGGTCTAAGCAATGGGAAGATTGTAAATTTGATCAATGTGGATGTTGAGAGAATCGGGGACTTCTGCACATATGTTCATGGGATTTGGTTGCTTCCGGTCCAAGTATTTTTGGCCCTAGTCATTCTGTACAGAAATCTCGGCGCTGCCCCCTCAATTGCCGCTCTCTCTTCCACAGTTTTTGTAATGGTTTGCAACACGCCATTAGCGAATATGCAAGAAAGGCATCATTCAAAGATCATGGAAGCGAAGGATGCTAGAATGAAAGTGACCTCCGAGACTCTAAAGAGCATGAAAGTCCTCAAACTGCATTCTTGGGAGCTGACATTCTTGAAGAGGATTCTCCGACTCCGAGAGACGGAGAGAAGTGCGCTGAAGAGATACCTCTACACATGCTCCGCGGTGGCTTTTCTCTTCTGGGCTTCGCCAACTCTTGTTTCGGTGGCTACTTTTGGTGTTTGTGTTATCTTGAAAGTACCGTTATCAGCAGGTACAGTTCTTTCAGCTTTAGCGACGTTCAGGATTTTGCAGGAGCCAATCTATAACTTGCCGGAGCTCATTTCCATGGTTGCGCAAACTAAGGTCTCCATTGATCGTGTCCAAGAGTTCCTTAAAGAAGAGGATCACAAGAAGTTATTGGCTTATCAATCCCCGAATCCAACAGATGTTGCTGTTGAGATTGAGGCCAGTGAATATGCTTGGGGTTCAGGCGatcaaactttgaaaaaacCAACAGTGAAAATCTcagaaaagattaaaataatggTTGGTTACAAGGTTGCTGTTTGCGGGGCTGTTGGATCTGGTAAAACGAGCTTGTTGTGTAGCATGCTTGGCGAGATTCCTAGAACAGCTGGTGCAGCAATAAGGGTCAATGGAACAAAAGCATACGTACCACAGAGCGCTTGGATTCAAACCGGAACCGTGAGAGAGAACATCATGTTTGGCAGGAAATTGAACT CCTTCTATGAGAATGTCGTGGAAAGTTGCGCCATGAAACAGGATATGGAGATGTGGAGTGATGGAGATTTGACTGTGGTTGGTGAGAGAGGGATGAACTTGAGCGGAGGACAGAAGCAGAGGATTCAATTAGCACGGGCAGTCTACAGTGATTCCGATGTTTATTTTCTGGATGACCCTTTTAGCGCTGTCGATGCGCACACCGGGACTCTTCTGTACAAG AAATGTCTTCTGCAAATGCTGTCTCAGAAGACCGTCATTTATTCCACCCATCAATTGGAGTTTTTAGATGCCGCTGACCTCGTTCTT GTTATGAAAGATGGATGTATAATTCAGTCAGGGAAGTATGAAGATCTAATTGCTGATCAGCAGGGTGAACTTGTGAGGCAATTGTCTGCGCACAGACAATCTTTAAGTCAAGTGAAGCCAGCCCAAGAAGACAGGACATCAACCATCAAGCCACACCAAGCAAGCCAAATCGAAGTCATGGAAGAAAACTCTGGGCATCGCGTTAAAAACAGAAAGCTTTTGAAGAAAacacaagaagaagaatcgGAAACTGGCCGTGTGAAATGGAGCGTTTACTCAATCTTTGTGACTTATGCTTATAAGGGTGCGCTGGTCCCAGTTGTGCTTCTTTGCCAAGTCCTCTTTCAAGGGTTACAAATGGCGAGTAATTATTGGATGGCTTGGGCGACTGAGGACGATCGCATGATCAGCAGAGAAAAGCTGATCGGAGTATTCATCTTGCTGTCTGGCGGGAGTTCAATCTTTATTCTTGGACGGGCAGTTCTGTTGGCAACTATTGCCATCGAGACTGCTCAACATCTCTTCCTCGGCATGATTTCTTCGGTCTTCCGTGCACCCATCTCGTTCTTTGACTCCACCCCTTCAAGCCGAATTCTCGATCGG TCTTCCAAGGATCAAAGCATAGTGGACACGGACATTCCCTACCGGTTAGCTGGGTTGGTATTTGCTCTAATTCAGTTGTTAAGTATAATCGTCCTAATGTCCCAGGTGGCGTGGCAAGTTTTTGTTCTCTTCCTTTTAATCCTTGCTATCTCCATGTGGTATCAG GCTTATTACATCACTACGGCCAGAGAACTGGCCAGGATGGTTGGGATACGGAAGGCTCCaattcttcatcacttctcggaATCAGTCACAGGAGCTGCAATAGTTCGTTGTTTCAACCGGGAAGATCATTTCTTTAGGAGGTGTCTTAGCTTGATCGACAATTACTCGTGCATAGTCTTCCATAACAGCAGCAGTATGGAATGGCTCTCTCTTCGGATAAACTTCCTCTTCaattttggtttctttgttgTCCTAATTATCTTGGTGACCCTCCCTTGCTCGGTTGTGGATCCCA GCTTGGCTGGCTTAGTGGCGACATATGGTTTGAATCTTAACGTGCTCCAAGCATGGGTGATATGGAATCTGTGCAATGTTGAGAACAAAATGATCTCGGTCGAGAGAATTCTTCAATTTACCAACGTACCAAGCGAAGCTCCCTTGGTGATTGAAGATTCCAGGTCGACCCCTGAATGGCCATATGAAGGAAAAATCGAGCTTCAAGACCTCAGCATCCGGTATGCTCCTTCTCTCCCAGTGATCCTCAAGGGGATCACCTGCACATTCCCCGGAGAGAAAAAGATCGGAATCGTTGGACGAACGGGTAGCGGAAAGTCCACTCTCATCCAAGCGCTTTTCAGGGTGGTTGAACCCTCGGGAGGGCGGATACTCATTGATGGGGTGGACATTTGTAAAATTGGTTTGCAGGACTTGAGGTCGCGGCTGAGTATCATTCCCCAGGATCCTACCCTATTTCAGGGTAACATTCGGACAAATTTGGATCCTCTGGAAGAGCATTCGGACCAAGAAATCTGGGAG GTTCTTAACAAATGTCACATAGCAGAGATGGTAAGGCAGGATTCGAGGCTTCTCGATGCACCAG TTGCTGAGGATGGACAAAACTGGAGCGTCGGGCAAAGACAACTGGCTTGCCTTGCTAGGGTGcttttgaagaaaagaaggatcTTGGTTTTGGATGAGGCAACGGCTTCGATTGACACGGCAACTGATAACCTGGTTCAGAGGACTATCAGGGAAGAGACGGGTAATTGCACTGTCATAACCGTTGCTCACCGGATTCCCACTGTCATCGACAATGACTTGGTTTTGGTTCTCGACGATG GCAAGATAGTCGAGTACGACTCGCCGAAGCTCTTGCTAGAGAATAAGTTCTCATCGTTCTCAAAGTTAGCAGCAGAGTTTGTTAGGAGATCATCTAGTAATAGCTGCCGTGGGGATTTAACTTGA